TGGCGAAAAAATCTAGCCGCCCACTTTTATACGCCTCTGCAACCGGAGGTAAACCATTGTATCCACGAGACAGCATGGCATGATGAATGCGATCGCCTCGTTCATAAGTCCGAACAAACAGCGATCCCATCATGTTTCCTACTACCAAGCGCTGCCAGCGATTGCTCCCCATCAAATTTCGCGAAGCCGCCGCCCGCTTCATAGTCTCAAACTCTTCCGCCAACACGCCAATATAGCGATACATGGAAGCCATAATTGCTACCAAAAGCGGTGGCGTTCTCAAGGCTGCGAAGGCATGGAGGAGGGCTGCGATCGAAGTCGTCAGAACCAACAAATTCATCATCATCACGCACAGTAGTGACTTTAATGTAACGCTGCCCAACACTATTAATCCAACGGTCGTGATTCTTAGCCAGCCCCACTGCCACAAAACCTCACCGCCATCGCGAAACAAAGTTCCCAACAGCACAACGCTGATAAAAACCATCTCAACCGCTACTCGCTGCAATAAAACAGCCAGTGTCAAGCGACTAAGCAAAATTAAGGTTCCAAGACTGATCCCATAAATTGCCCAAGTTATCCAATGTCCATTTGGCGTGAGGGCAGTGGCAAACACGAATAACAAGGCGCAGAGGAGACGGGTACGAGGAACCAGCTTGTGCCAAAGCGTAGAGCCTTGGCTATTGACATCCAATTGGAACGCGCCAATGTGAAGAAGCATTAAGTCTCGTCTGAATTGAGGAGCATATGAACAGGTGATTATGAATCAGACGTTTGGCTAGAGCCTTTGACTAAGAGCTTGCCTGCGCCCCAAGCCAGTCCAAATGCTGCCAAAGTTCCTGCCAAACCTGCTAATGGGGTGGCGATCGCTTCTGGCACTCCGCGCACGGCATACTCATCGAACATCGAGTAAAACGGCAGATTATGGGAAATGGGATTTTCTGCCGCATTCTTTTCAAAACCAAGATCCTGAGCCGTCCGGTCTAAGCCATCCGGGTCAGAACTTGCAAAGGGCGATACAAAGATTGCAATCAAAAGCGCAATCCCTAAACCTGTAAACACAAATGCACGGGTTTTCATAAAGTATTCCTCTAAAGATCGGGTCATTCAGGGACTAGAAGGTCAGAAACTAAAAGTCAATGAGAGCTTAAAAAGCAATTGTGGGGGGCTTTCGGCGAGGGCGATCGAACATCATATCTGGGCGAGTGCGCCACACGTAACCCACTGCCAATACTGTAATGATTGCTTCGCCAATGCCAATGAAAACGTGCCAGGTCAGCATTGCAGTTAATGCCACTCCTAAGGGCACGGTTCCAGAAAGAGCAAGCTGAAAAGCCGTAACTAAGGCAGCAATGACAACGCTGCTCCAAGCCGCGATCGCCACCGCGATCGCCGTTCCTCGCCAAGCGTCAAATCCAAAGGCAGAACGCAGTGCTTTATAGAGGTAATATCCTGCAAACGTTCCGATCAAGCCCATATTAAAAATGTTGGCTCCAAGTACCGTCAGTCCACCGTCTTGAAACAAGGTGGCCTGCACAATAAACACAACAGTCATCACCAGCGTCCCTGCCCAGGGCCCTAACAAAACCGCAGCTAGCGTGCCGCCTAGCAAGTGCCCCGACGTTCCACCTGGGATGGGAAAGTTGATCATTTGTGCTGCAAAAATGAATGCCGCACAAACTCCCATCAAGGGTACAGTTCGTTCCTGATACTCGGACTGAACACGGTTAAGAGCAATCGCAACTAGGGCGATCGACGCTATCCAAGTTACTAAGCTCACAGGCGCACTTAGAAAACCATCAGGAATATGCAGAGCGAGATGGGGATGGATCGTCCAAGACAACCAACTCGACAATGAGATTTCAGACATCATAAACATCCTAAAATAACAACAAGGAGAATGAGCAAAATGCTAGACGTTCAAAACCAATAGGCGCTTTGTCTTTATGTACCTTAAATGAATTTTCTAAAAGAGGATAGCCCAAGCAGAATATGTATCAAATTTTATGAAATTTATCATCGCCCTTAGGGTAGAGGAGGTTTAGGGGTTCAACAGTCAGAAAATACCTAATTGCAGCAGAAATTAAGAAAATCAACACTTCTATTGGCGATCGAGAGCCGATCGACAGAACCTTCTAGACTTGTTCCCTAATTTTATTCAAGCGACTTTCTAGAAACCCTTCCCTATGTCCTCTCTGATCATGTAGAATTAGCGATCGTGAGTTTTAACAAAATTAAATGAACGCCCAAGCAATTATTAACTCCATTGAATCGGAGCATTTGAAGTCCGATCTCCCCATAATTCACGTCGGTGACACCGTTAAGGTCGGCGTTAAAATTAAGGAAGGAGAGAAAGAGCGAGTCCAGCCCTACGAGGGTACGGTCATCGCCATGCGGAATGGTGGAATTAGCGAAACCATCACCGTTCGGAAGATTTTCCAAGGCGTTGGGGTTGAGCGAGTCTTCTTGCTCCATTCCCCTCTCGTCGCCTCAATTACGATTATTCGTCGAGGCAAAGCTCGACGGGCGAAGCTTTACTACCTGCGCGATCGCGTGGGCAAGTCGGCTCGTTTGAAGCAGCGGTTCGATCGTCCTATCTAAACAAGTCGCTTGCTCAAAGTTTATTAAAGCGAGTGGCAAGCAACCTGTTACACTAGGAAAGGCATTCTAGGAGAGCCGTCTCTTCAGATTGTGCGCTCTTAGTTCAGTTGGTAGAACGTCGGTCTCCAAAACCGGATGTCGGGGGTTCAAGTCCTCCAGGGCGCGCTGATTGTTTTCGTAGGGTGTTTTAAGTGGCTTATTTTAAGCAGATTGCACCTATTGCTTTAAGCCGGAGCGATCGAAATATCATCTAGAGTTACGCGGCGAGGGGACTGTGGCAAAAAAAGACGAAATTGAAGCAAAACAAGAGCCGAAAGATCTGAAAGGTTCTAAAGACTCTAAAGAAGCGAGTAAGTCAACTGCTTCTGGCGGTAATAAGGTTTCTAGCTTTCTTCAAGGCAGTAAGGAAGAACTAGATAAAGTGGTTTGGCCTAGTCGCCAACAACTCATCAGCGAA
The DNA window shown above is from Timaviella obliquedivisa GSE-PSE-MK23-08B and carries:
- the cbiQ gene encoding cobalt ECF transporter T component CbiQ is translated as MLLHIGAFQLDVNSQGSTLWHKLVPRTRLLCALLFVFATALTPNGHWITWAIYGISLGTLILLSRLTLAVLLQRVAVEMVFISVVLLGTLFRDGGEVLWQWGWLRITTVGLIVLGSVTLKSLLCVMMMNLLVLTTSIAALLHAFAALRTPPLLVAIMASMYRYIGVLAEEFETMKRAAASRNLMGSNRWQRLVVGNMMGSLFVRTYERGDRIHHAMLSRGYNGLPPVAEAYKSGRLDFFAITFTVLLLLSGQSIYLGHS
- a CDS encoding PDGLE domain-containing protein, which gives rise to MTRSLEEYFMKTRAFVFTGLGIALLIAIFVSPFASSDPDGLDRTAQDLGFEKNAAENPISHNLPFYSMFDEYAVRGVPEAIATPLAGLAGTLAAFGLAWGAGKLLVKGSSQTSDS
- the cbiM gene encoding cobalt transporter CbiM, whose translation is MMSEISLSSWLSWTIHPHLALHIPDGFLSAPVSLVTWIASIALVAIALNRVQSEYQERTVPLMGVCAAFIFAAQMINFPIPGGTSGHLLGGTLAAVLLGPWAGTLVMTVVFIVQATLFQDGGLTVLGANIFNMGLIGTFAGYYLYKALRSAFGFDAWRGTAIAVAIAAWSSVVIAALVTAFQLALSGTVPLGVALTAMLTWHVFIGIGEAIITVLAVGYVWRTRPDMMFDRPRRKPPTIAF
- the rplS gene encoding 50S ribosomal protein L19, which translates into the protein MNAQAIINSIESEHLKSDLPIIHVGDTVKVGVKIKEGEKERVQPYEGTVIAMRNGGISETITVRKIFQGVGVERVFLLHSPLVASITIIRRGKARRAKLYYLRDRVGKSARLKQRFDRPI
- the secE gene encoding preprotein translocase subunit SecE, with protein sequence MAKKDEIEAKQEPKDLKGSKDSKEASKSTASGGNKVSSFLQGSKEELDKVVWPSRQQLISESIAVVLMVTLSATLIYLVDNLFRWAATQVF